Proteins from a genomic interval of Gemmatimonadaceae bacterium:
- the gcvH gene encoding glycine cleavage system protein GcvH, translating into MSDIPKDLLYTEDHEYLKPTDDADVVAIGITDYAQGELGDVVFIELPKVGASFSKHDVFGTVEAVKAVSELYSPVTGDVIAVNDRLDKEPALVNSSPYGDGWMIKVRLKDPNERKQLLDASAYSAHLGG; encoded by the coding sequence GTGTCCGATATCCCGAAGGACCTGCTGTACACCGAAGACCACGAATACCTGAAGCCCACCGACGACGCCGACGTCGTGGCAATCGGCATCACCGACTACGCCCAGGGAGAGCTCGGCGACGTCGTTTTCATCGAGCTGCCCAAGGTCGGCGCGTCGTTCTCCAAGCACGACGTGTTCGGCACCGTCGAAGCGGTGAAGGCCGTGTCCGAGCTCTACTCCCCGGTGACGGGCGATGTCATCGCCGTCAACGACCGCCTCGACAAGGAGCCGGCGCTCGTCAACAGTTCGCCGTACGGCGACGGCTGGATGATCAAGGTCCGGCTCAAAGACCCGAACGAGCGCAAACAGTTGCTCGACGCAAGCGCCTACTCGGCCCACCTCGGCGGCTAG